In Archangium violaceum, the following are encoded in one genomic region:
- a CDS encoding FAD-dependent oxidoreductase yields MTLLGDASHLMLPSGEGANLAMYDGAELGKAIAAHPNDVEAALAEYETALFPRAVAVAIDGDRLHKALRDDDAPRGFLDLLTGHAQN; encoded by the coding sequence GTGACCCTGCTCGGCGACGCCTCCCACCTCATGCTTCCGTCGGGCGAAGGCGCCAACCTCGCCATGTACGACGGCGCCGAGCTCGGCAAGGCCATCGCCGCGCACCCCAATGACGTCGAGGCCGCGCTTGCGGAGTACGAGACGGCCCTGTTCCCCCGCGCCGTCGCGGTCGCCATCGACGGTGATCGCCTCCACAAGGCCCTCAGAGACGACGACGCACCTCGAGGCTTCCTCGACCTGCTCACTGGACACGCGCAGAACTGA
- a CDS encoding alginate export family protein — translation MHRLPHRGWTVLALLVVGLLVGGRARAQAPRKPSSPPPFEVLRAEEDYRYLRDPDAPRAPLDGMKYLPLNEKGSVFLSLGGDLRQRVEYYRHPDWAEAPAADGAWLQRYMLHGDVWLWNLARAFFQLKSGWTHGREGGPGPTDEDRLDVHQAFVEARPWERADEGLQVRLGRQELQFGSARLVSVREGPNVRRTFDGARTRLRLHQWDLSAFAVRPVATEPGVFDDGPLRTQGFWGLYAEHPLPVLPGGNVDLYYLGFSNSQARYAQGEGREQRHSFGTRWWGTSGRWDYNLEAVLQVGRFSGAPLLAWTVASDTGFTLERLPLSPRLGVMADIASGDPDAEAPSLGTFNPLFPRGSYFGEIALLGPYNFIDLHPVLRLHPSRSLVLSAEWTGFWRQRVEDGIYGPSGALVRPPGGSSSRWVGHQVNFTANWQLGRYTHVYATASRFFAGTFLQQTGSSRDVIFLQAEVSLRF, via the coding sequence ATGCACCGCCTGCCCCATCGCGGATGGACCGTGCTCGCGCTGCTCGTCGTGGGGCTGCTCGTTGGCGGGCGCGCCCGGGCACAGGCCCCGCGGAAGCCGTCCTCGCCACCCCCCTTCGAGGTGCTACGCGCGGAGGAGGACTACCGCTACCTCCGCGACCCGGACGCGCCTCGCGCGCCCCTCGACGGAATGAAGTACCTCCCGCTCAACGAGAAGGGCTCTGTGTTCCTCTCGCTGGGGGGCGATCTGCGCCAGCGGGTGGAGTATTACCGCCACCCCGACTGGGCCGAGGCACCCGCTGCGGACGGCGCCTGGCTGCAGCGCTACATGCTGCACGGGGATGTGTGGCTGTGGAATCTGGCCCGGGCCTTCTTCCAGCTCAAGAGCGGGTGGACACACGGACGCGAGGGAGGCCCCGGCCCCACGGACGAGGACCGGCTGGATGTACACCAGGCCTTCGTGGAGGCCCGCCCATGGGAGCGCGCGGACGAGGGACTCCAGGTGCGGCTGGGACGCCAGGAATTGCAATTCGGCTCGGCCCGCCTCGTCTCGGTGCGCGAGGGCCCCAACGTACGCCGGACCTTCGATGGGGCACGCACGCGGCTTCGGCTCCACCAATGGGACCTCTCCGCCTTCGCCGTGAGGCCTGTCGCCACGGAGCCCGGCGTCTTCGATGACGGCCCGTTGCGCACCCAGGGCTTCTGGGGACTGTACGCGGAGCATCCCCTGCCCGTACTCCCGGGTGGGAACGTGGACCTCTACTACCTCGGCTTCTCCAACAGTCAGGCCCGCTACGCACAGGGCGAGGGCCGCGAACAGCGCCACTCCTTCGGTACCCGGTGGTGGGGGACATCCGGGCGGTGGGATTACAACCTCGAAGCCGTGCTGCAGGTGGGACGCTTCTCGGGCGCGCCCCTCCTCGCCTGGACGGTGGCGAGCGACACCGGCTTCACTCTCGAGCGCCTGCCGCTGTCCCCGAGGCTGGGGGTGATGGCGGACATCGCCTCCGGGGACCCGGACGCGGAGGCCCCGTCGCTGGGGACCTTCAATCCGCTCTTCCCGCGCGGCAGCTACTTCGGGGAGATCGCCCTGCTGGGACCCTACAACTTCATCGACCTCCACCCCGTGCTGCGCCTGCACCCCAGCCGCTCACTCGTGCTGTCGGCCGAGTGGACCGGCTTCTGGCGGCAGAGGGTGGAGGATGGCATCTATGGTCCGAGCGGTGCGCTGGTGAGACCGCCCGGCGGGAGCAGCAGCCGCTGGGTGGGGCATCAAGTGAACTTCACGGCCAACTGGCAACTCGGCCGGTACACGCACGTGTACGCCACCGCGTCACGCTTCTTCGCCGGCACCTTCCTCCAGCAGACGGGCTCCTCCCGCGACGTCATCTTCCTCCAGGCCGAGGTGTCGCTGCGCTTCTGA
- a CDS encoding Dickkopf N-terminal cysteine-rich domain-containing protein, with protein sequence MKRMMMAFLLVLAVGCGNSSGGEGNGTNNGGGNNGGSNNGGGDTLPQGLCNATHRCPDGQFCFNGICALGCTSNKDCGDSMYCDTEDIGPPFFCKNKTVPTCTSDSQCAETQVCLKNFCSLKPPEVKPTCDPDRAGSAEDGCDKYAICVDPNEQNNTKQDAYCASFPPCPQSGVCPTGQFGAVCNDGYLSGKGRFCMEGMCKDNSNCPSNWNCVKPYTNAVLGFCSSGAPGMPCASNEQCASNNCASFPGMSGVCM encoded by the coding sequence ATGAAGCGGATGATGATGGCTTTCCTCCTGGTGCTGGCGGTGGGCTGTGGCAACAGCTCGGGCGGCGAAGGCAATGGCACCAACAACGGAGGCGGCAACAACGGCGGGAGCAACAACGGCGGCGGAGACACCCTCCCGCAGGGCCTGTGCAACGCCACCCACAGGTGTCCCGACGGCCAGTTCTGCTTCAACGGCATCTGCGCCCTGGGCTGCACCTCCAACAAGGACTGCGGTGACAGCATGTACTGCGACACCGAGGACATCGGCCCGCCGTTCTTCTGCAAGAACAAGACGGTGCCCACGTGCACCTCGGACAGCCAGTGCGCCGAGACGCAGGTGTGTCTCAAGAACTTCTGCAGCCTCAAGCCGCCCGAGGTGAAGCCCACGTGCGACCCGGACAGGGCGGGCTCCGCGGAGGACGGCTGCGACAAGTACGCCATCTGCGTCGACCCGAACGAGCAGAATAACACGAAGCAGGACGCCTACTGCGCCTCGTTCCCGCCGTGCCCGCAGAGCGGCGTGTGCCCGACGGGCCAGTTCGGCGCCGTCTGCAACGACGGCTACCTCAGCGGCAAGGGACGCTTCTGCATGGAGGGCATGTGCAAGGACAACTCGAACTGCCCCTCCAACTGGAACTGCGTGAAGCCCTATACCAATGCGGTCCTCGGCTTCTGCAGCTCCGGCGCTCCTGGCATGCCCTGCGCGAGCAACGAACAGTGCGCCAGCAACAACTGCGCTTCCTTCCCGGGCATGAGCGGCGTGTGCATGTAG
- a CDS encoding M17 family peptidase N-terminal domain-containing protein yields MRLTLKHELLALGLVLTLGASWPALAENAKPPPEKKFETPVGLALSVKQIGPVTQTTDLQILCVLKHDPAGDQYIEAMQDFNEKQGGLLSALRERGEFVGELGETLLYTPPPRSITPKRVLLIGIGDARELSLDRLRLAGRIAVREAVRLGVKHASFAPTLRDQGSSVIDVGEGDAAVVEQVLLAFDTEKRLQQQGLAPRLQLSSWVIEAGPKYFDGVITHVGETLQTVSKTLEQREKKPYVNAAPAPAK; encoded by the coding sequence ATGCGCCTCACACTGAAGCACGAGCTGCTCGCCCTGGGTCTTGTTCTCACACTCGGTGCGTCATGGCCAGCACTCGCCGAGAACGCGAAGCCGCCGCCCGAGAAGAAATTCGAGACACCGGTGGGGCTTGCGTTGAGCGTCAAGCAGATCGGCCCGGTCACCCAGACCACCGACCTGCAGATCCTCTGTGTGTTGAAGCACGATCCCGCAGGGGACCAGTACATCGAGGCGATGCAAGACTTCAATGAGAAGCAGGGGGGACTGCTCTCGGCGCTGCGCGAGCGGGGCGAGTTCGTGGGCGAGCTGGGGGAGACGCTGCTCTACACGCCGCCGCCGCGCTCCATCACGCCGAAGCGGGTGCTGCTGATTGGCATTGGGGATGCCAGGGAGCTGTCGCTGGACAGGCTGCGGTTGGCGGGACGGATCGCGGTGCGCGAGGCCGTGCGCCTGGGAGTGAAGCACGCGTCGTTCGCGCCTACGCTGCGCGATCAGGGAAGCTCGGTCATCGATGTGGGCGAGGGAGACGCGGCCGTGGTGGAGCAGGTGCTGCTGGCCTTCGACACGGAGAAGCGGCTGCAGCAACAGGGCCTGGCGCCCAGACTCCAGCTCTCGTCGTGGGTCATCGAGGCGGGTCCGAAGTACTTCGATGGCGTCATCACCCACGTGGGCGAGACGCTCCAGACCGTCAGCAAGACGCTCGAGCAGCGCGAGAAGAAACCGTACGTGAACGCGGCCCCGGCCCCCGCGAAGTAG